In Bacillota bacterium, the genomic window TGGCTTCTTACAAATCCTCGCGCCATTTCCACATCGCCGCTATCCTCCACCCTCACCCAGCGCCCGTCGAAGGCGTAGGCGTAAACAGGGTAGGACCGGACGAAAAAGCCGAGAATGTTGCCGAGATCCAGGGCGGAGCAGTCAGTCCCGGCCAGGAGCGCCTTCATGGCCCTTGCCGCCCTGGGCCTGAGACTGAGAAGCCCGCTCCACAGGTCCCAGGGAAACACAGGGGGATCAATACCCTTGCCCGCATCCCTTACCCGCCCGCAGCTGGCGGTGACCACGCGCACGCCTGGCTCACTGTGGCTTATCGCTGGTTTTACGGTGATTAGCGCCTCTATGGGGCAGTCTAGTATGTGAGCCAGGTGCGAGCCTGAATAGAGACAGGCCCCGTCCGCCAGGAGTACATGGTTGCCCCTGGCTGTTGAGGAGAGGGCTTCCCAAAGCTGGGACGAAACAGGCCCCTTGGGTTTAAGGCGGCCAAACTCCCCACGGGCAGGGGAGCTGGTGATCACGGTTATGCTCGGAACATGGTAGGCGCGGAGCAAAGACAGCTGGTATTGCAGGATCGTGTGGCTGTTAAGCCTGGTCTCGCTAACGGGCGAACCGTTGGGGAACAGGCGGGTTGCCAGAATGATGGCATGATCCAAGCGCTTGACACCTCCTAGGCCATGTTATGCAGCTGGGGCCTAGGGGTGAATGTGGCTCGGTAACTGGGACTAGATGGGAGGGAGGCTTTCGGGATCGCGAAATCCCCTGGAAACGGCTTCACGGTGCTTCTCCTGCCAGGCCAGGGGATCCACCGTGGCCAGTAGCTCGTAGTGGAGGGTCTTGTAGGTGCACGGGACGGCTCCTGCCTGGTACGCCCTGCGAAGTGCGGTCCTGGGGTCCGGCTCGGAGGTGAAGACGCAATCCTCCAGGAGGAAGACTGTGTAGCCCGCCTCAAGAAGTCCCAGGGCGGATTGGAGGACGCACACGTCGGTTTCAGCGCCTGCCAGGGCCAGTTGAGGCCGGCCCATCTGGGCCAGTCCCCGGGCTATCGTGGGTTCCTGGATTAGATCGAAGGTTCGCTTGACCATACGGTGCCCCTGGTGGGGGAACACCCTTTCCAGGCGCTGGGGAAGCCAGCCCTTCACTTCCGTGGGTTCCTCGAAAGTGGCCAGGAGGGGGAGATCAAACCACTCGCAGGCTATGAGGAGCTGCTCCAGGCGCGAGAGTACGGGTTCTGGGTCGCCACACATGGCCTCCCAGAAGGCCGGCTGGGCGTCGATGAGTACCACTGAAAGGCTGGATTGCTTAGCCCGGGGGATCATGGATGTCCTCCTAGCGAAGGCCTCTAGAGTAGTGTGCCACCCTGTCCAGGAGATCCCGCCTGGCCTCCCCCTGCAGGATGCTGGGCTGGCACTCCGTGATGTAGCAGGGGTCCAAGGCGAGGCAGGAGATGCCCCTCTCGGTCACGGTAAAGGTTAGTATTAGGGATTCCTTCTGGAATTCCCTCCTCTGATCCATGACGAAGTTCCCCAGGCTGTAGGCGATGTAACGCCCGTTGTAGAGTTCAATGCCCTGAACAGCGTGGGGGTGGGTGCCGAGCACCAGGTCGGCGCCGGCATCCACGGCGAAGCGCGCTATCTCCACCTGGTCTATCCAGAAGGGCTCCGGGTAGTGGACGTCCTCAGCCCCCCAGTGGAACATTGCGACCACGACGTCAGCTTCGTCCCGAGCAAGTGCGATATCCTCGGATATGTAGTCCTTGTTTATGGGGGTTATACCGGGGACGCCCTCTTTGGCTTCGAATGTCCGGGGATACTGGACACTCCAGAACAGGTCTGGGTGAGCGAACTCGCAGTAGCCTAGGAAGGCCACCTGGATGCCGCCAGACTCCAGGATGAGGGGTTTCCGCGATTCGTGGATGTCCCTGCCGCCTCCGAAGTGCCGGATGCCCAGGTTATCGAGGATTTCCATGGTCTCCAGGAAGTTTTCCGTATCATAGTCAAGGATGTGATTGTTGGCAAGGTTCACAGCTTCTATTCCCGCCTGGACCAAGCCTTGGGCTGATTCCGGCCGGGCTCTAAACCATATCATCTTGCCCGGCAGGGGCTGGCCCTTTACGCCAATGGGGGACTCGAGGTTGGCGATGCACAGGTCAGCCTCGGACAGGTACTGGGCAACCTGGGCCAGGGGGTAGTCCCAGCCGAACTCCTGCATGCGGGTATCCACACCTCGTCCCAACATGATATCCCCGGCTGCCCGCAGGGTGATGTGGCTTACCATGCCAGGGTAGTAGACCTTCTCGCTCTCGGGGGATGCGGCCAGCTCGCGGAAGTCCTCGATGTTCCCGGCGTTTTCCGGATGGGACCGGAAGAGGTCAAGTATGCCTCTTCTAGGGGGCGTGCCCCAGTACATACCCACAGGCTTGGTCAAGGGGTAGGTACCGTTCTTGAGGTTCTCAGGGTTGGGGAGCACGCCCTCGACGGGCACCAAGCGCATCCCGGGCTCCATCTGATCCCAAGTGGTAAGGAAACAGGTTGTGCCGAAGGGATCACTCAGGGTGCCGCCAGTCAAGGTCTCAGCCTCGGAGAGTGTTAACGATTCACAGGGACCGAAGAGGGGGGAAACAGCTATCCGGTGGTGGAAGAACAGGCGCTGGTAGTGAAGGTCACCCAAGTCCTGTGACTCAGGGTAGAGTCCCAGGTCAGCCTCGGCGAACACCAGAAGGGCCTGGGCTTCAGCAAAGGGCATTTCCCGGAGGTCCACCCGGCAGCCGGGGTATGCAGCTTCGAACAGGGCGGACAGCTGGCGTCCCACGCCTGCGGTCTCGGTGTCGCATAGCAGCAGGACTTCACCGGCGGGCC contains:
- a CDS encoding isochorismatase family protein; the protein is MIPRAKQSSLSVVLIDAQPAFWEAMCGDPEPVLSRLEQLLIACEWFDLPLLATFEEPTEVKGWLPQRLERVFPHQGHRMVKRTFDLIQEPTIARGLAQMGRPQLALAGAETDVCVLQSALGLLEAGYTVFLLEDCVFTSEPDPRTALRRAYQAGAVPCTYKTLHYELLATVDPLAWQEKHREAVSRGFRDPESLPPI
- a CDS encoding CapA family protein, yielding MRSRRPPLGWKAILLALVLLMAGAAYGAYAVYAVYEANPASGRPAGEVLLLCDTETAGVGRQLSALFEAAYPGCRVDLREMPFAEAQALLVFAEADLGLYPESQDLGDLHYQRLFFHHRIAVSPLFGPCESLTLSEAETLTGGTLSDPFGTTCFLTTWDQMEPGMRLVPVEGVLPNPENLKNGTYPLTKPVGMYWGTPPRRGILDLFRSHPENAGNIEDFRELAASPESEKVYYPGMVSHITLRAAGDIMLGRGVDTRMQEFGWDYPLAQVAQYLSEADLCIANLESPIGVKGQPLPGKMIWFRARPESAQGLVQAGIEAVNLANNHILDYDTENFLETMEILDNLGIRHFGGGRDIHESRKPLILESGGIQVAFLGYCEFAHPDLFWSVQYPRTFEAKEGVPGITPINKDYISEDIALARDEADVVVAMFHWGAEDVHYPEPFWIDQVEIARFAVDAGADLVLGTHPHAVQGIELYNGRYIAYSLGNFVMDQRREFQKESLILTFTVTERGISCLALDPCYITECQPSILQGEARRDLLDRVAHYSRGLR